Below is a genomic region from Angustibacter sp. Root456.
TTCCACGCGGCGACCATGGCGTCGCTCACGAGGGTGTCGAGCGCCAGCGCCACGCGAGCACCGAGCAGCACGTCGCCCGCGAGCGTCGGCTCGTCGCGCACCAGGCCGCCTGCGAGGTCGTGGGCCGCGATCTGCTCGTGCACGGCGTCGGCCTCGACGTGCTCGTCGAAGTACGCGATCGCCTCGTCCGGGGCGTCGAGGCGCCGCAGTCCCTGCGCATAGCGCTTGTTGGGCAGGGTCGACGTCATCTCGAACGCCGCGAGATGGCCGACGACGGCGCCGCGCAGCCGGCGGGTGAGCCCGAACAGCGACATCGCGTTGACCACGGCCAGGCTCGTCGCGGGCACCAGGTCGACGTAGGCGCCGTAGGAGTCGTCGAGTCCGAGGGCCCGCATCGACTGGGCGAACAGGGCCGCGTGCACCCACTCCGGCCGCCCGCCGCCGTACTCGTCGGTCTGGATCTCGACCATGGCGGCCTTCACGGCACCCGCGAGGCGCGGGATCGCCCAGGTGTGCGGGTCGGCCTCCTTGAGGTGGTAGACCGACCGCACCACGAGCAGCTCGCGGAACTGCTCGAGCTCGGCGCGGCGCGCCAGGTACGACGCGAGGCCGGGTTTGCGCGCCGGCTCGGTGAGCTCGTGCAGCGTGGCCACGACGTCGGCGGCCGAGGTGCCGGCGTCGTCGTCCACCAGCGCCCGCAGCGCGGCCTCGAGGGCCTGCTCGAGGCACAGGCGCACCGCCAGTAGCCCGGTGTGCCACTCCCAGCGGTCGTCGACGCCGTGCAGACCGCGGTAGTGCAGCTCGTAGAGCATGGTGAGGGCCAGCTGGACGTCGTCGTCGCCCACCAGCGCCTCAGGCCCGTGGGCCGCCGCCTCGTGGATCGCGGACTTGGCGAGGGTGGCGAGCAGCGGGAGCTCGTCAGGCGTGGACGCGTGGTCACCGAGCAGGACGGCGCTCAACGCGTCGGTGAGCGGTCCGCGTGCGCTCGGCACCGGCATGCGGGAGCCGTCGGTGGCGTGGGTGAACGACAGCATGGTCCCCTTCTTCCCCGGATCGGTACTGCTCATGCTCACCTAGCGCGGCCCGAACCGCTCGCTGAGCGCCGATCGTCGAGCGGCTGCACCATGGACCGGTGAGTACCGCGCAGCCGCCCACCCACCGCGCCCGGGTCGTGGAGATCCCCGACGGTCCGCTCGTGCTGCGCGACGCCGTGGCGATCCTGGGGGACGACGGAACCGAGGTGCCGATGCGGCGCGCCACCGTCGCGCTGTGCCGGTGCGGCAAGTCCGGGATCGCGCCGTGGTGCGACGGCACGCACCGGTTGCTGCAGCGCGTGCGCCGCGCCGACGACTGAGGCGCCCGAGAGCGGCCGCACCGGAGGACCAACGGCCCTTCCCGCTGCAGTGCGCCCCAGCGAGGGTTGAGCTGGCAGCCGGTACCACCTGGCACCGGCGCCCAGCCTGCTGAGGAGGCCGCCATGACCGTCCGCGACACCCCCACGCCCCGCGGTGCGGTGGTCGTCGGCGTCGACGGCTCGCCGTCGTCCGAGCTCGCGATCGACTGGGGCGCCGACGAGGCGGCCCGCCGCAAGCGGCCGCTGCACCTCGTGCACGTCTTCGTGCAGGACTACCCGACGATGACGGTCGGCGTCCTACCGGCGCTCGACGACCTGCGTGGCATGGCGCAGGCGGTGATCAACGACGCCGTCGCGCGCGCCAACCGGCTGGGTCCCGACCTCAGCGTCACCGCGGCCGTGCACACCGGTTCGGCCGCCAAGTTCCTTATCGACGCCTCGACGCGCGCTGACACCGTCGTGGTCGGCACCGCCGGCCGGCGTGGCGTGGCCCGGGCGCTGCTCGGGTCGACGGCGGGGCAAGTCGCCGCGCACAGCCAGTGCCCCGTGGTCGTCGTGCGACAGGCGCCACCCAGGGCGGTGTCGACTGAGCGCCGCGTCATCGTCGGCGTCGACGGCGCGGGCACGTGCCACGACGCGGTCGGCTACGCGTTCGCCCAGGCCTCGTCGCGCGGCGCGACGCTCACGGTCGTGCACGGCTGGTGGCTCGAGTACGCCGGCGACGTGTTCGCCGTCCCGTACACCGGTGGCGAGCACGAAGAGCTCGAGATGAGCCAGCGGGCGCTGGTGTCGGAGGTCATCGCCGGGTGGGGCGAGAAGTACCCCGATGTCGAGGTGCGACAGCAGATCGTGCGCGCCGAACCCGTCGAGCTGCTGACCAAGGACTCCGCCGGCGCCGACCTGCTCGTCGTCGGCTCGCGTGGCCGCGGTGGGTTCTCCGGCCTGCTGCTCGGCTCGGTGAGCCGGCACGTCCTGCAGCTCGCCGACTGCCCGGTGGCCGTCGTCCGCACCCGAGAGAGCGAGTAAGGAGCCTGTGATGAAGCGACTCGTGGTGCTGGGCGCCGGCACCGCCGGGACGATGGTGGCCAACAAGCTGCGCCACCGGCTCGACCCCGCTGAGTGGTCGATCACCGTGGTCGACCGCGACGACGTCCACCCGTACCAGCCGGGCTACCTGTTCCTGCCCTTCGGCGGATACCGGCCCGAGCAGCTCACCAAGCCGCGCAGCCGGTTCCTCGCTCGAGGCGTCGACTTCGTCGTGGGCGAGGTCGACCGCGTGCAGGCCGACGACGACGTCGTGACCCTCATGGACGGGCGCTCGCTGCCCTACGACTACCTCGTCATCGCCAGCGGCACGACGCCTCGCCCCGACCAGACACCGGGCATGCTGAGCGACGAGTGGCGCAAGAGCGTCTTCGACTTCTACACGCTGGACGGCGCGATCGCGCTCGGCCCGGTGCTGCAACGGTTCGACCACGGCCGGCTCGTCGTGCACGTCACCGAGATGCCGATCAAGTGCCCGGTCGCGCCGCTGGAGTTCACGTTCCTCGCCGACGCGTTCCTGCGCGAGCGTGGCGTGCGCGACCGCGTGTCGATCACGTACGTCACGCCGTTGCCCGGCGCCTTCACCCAGCCGATAGCCGCCGAGCACCTGCAGTCGATGCTCGACGAGCGAGGCATCGACGTCGAAGCCGACTTCGTCGTCGAGAGCATCGACCCCGTGGCCAAGACCCTCTTGTCGTACGACGAGCGCGAGGTGCCGTTCGACCTGCTGGTGACCGTGCCGCTCAACATGGGCGCGGAGTTCGTCGAGCGGTCGGGGCTTGGCGACGAGCTCAACTACGTGCCGGTCGACAAGAAGACGTTGCGCTCCAACGCCCACAGCAACGTCTTCGCCATCGGGGACGCGTCTGACATCCCGGCGTCGAAGGCCGGTTCGGTGGCGCACTTCTCGGTGGAGGTGTTCGTCGAGAACTTCCTCGACGAGATCGCCGGGCGGCCCATGGCCAAGGCGTTCGACGGTCATGCGAACTGCTTCGTCGAGAGCGGGCACGGCAAGGGCCTGCTCATCGACTTCAACTACGACACCGAGCCGCTGCCGGGCCGCTTCCCGCTCCCGGTGGTGGGGCCGCTCAGCCTGCGAAGGAGACGCGGGCCAACCACCTCGGCAAGCTCGCGTTCCGGTGGGTCTACTGGAACCTGCTGCTGCCCGGCCGCCCGATCCCGTTGCCGACCGCCATGTCGATGGCCGGCAAGGAGCAACCGCACAAGGAGGCCCAGCCATGCCCGTGACCACGCTCGACGGCCGCAGCATCACCGTCGACGACGAGGGCTTCATGACCGAGTACGGCGAGTGGGACGAGACGCTGAGCGAGGCGCTGGCCGCCCAGATCGGCCTGCAGCTCACCGACGAGCACCGGCAGGTGATCCGCTTCTTGCGCCAGGACTTCGCCGAGAAGGGCGAGACCGCCACGCTGCGCCGCATCTCGACCGTGGGCGGCTTCCCGACCAAGCGCCTGTTCGAGCTGTTCCCGAAGAAGCCGGCGAAGAAGCTCGCCTACGTGTCCGGCCTGCCCAAGCCGCACGGCTGCGTCTGAGAGCGAGGAGCGTCATGACCACCACCGACACGGCCGTCCCGCAGGCGGCCCCGCTCGTGCCGTCGTTCGACGAGGAGGGCACTGGTCGCAAGCTCGCGATCATCTGCTCCAAGGGCAGCCTCGACATGGCCTACCCCGGCCTCATCCTGGCGAACGCCGCACTCGGCGAAGGCGTCGAGACGCACCTGTTCTTCACCTTCTGGGGCTTCGACATGATCAACCGCAAGACGATGGGGCACCTGCAGTTCACGATGCTGGGCAACCCGGCCACGCACATGCCGCAGGGTCTCGGAGGCCTGCCTGGCATGACCGCGCTGGCCACCTCGCGGATGCGCAAGCAGATCGAGGAGGTCGGCGTGCCCGACGTCCCAGACTTCCTGCAGCAGATCGTCGACTCCGGCGGTCACCTGTGGGCGTGCCGGATGTCGGCGGACATGATGAAGCTCGACGAGGATGACCTGTACGACGGCGTCGAGGCGATCATCAGCGCGGCCGACTTCATCGAGAAGACCGACGGCGCCCAGCTGCTGTTCATCTGAGGCGAAGACCGCCAGGGGGCCGGCGTTGCCACGCGCGCCCGCTGGGCGGCAGG
It encodes:
- a CDS encoding iron-containing redox enzyme family protein, whose product is MLSFTHATDGSRMPVPSARGPLTDALSAVLLGDHASTPDELPLLATLAKSAIHEAAAHGPEALVGDDDVQLALTMLYELHYRGLHGVDDRWEWHTGLLAVRLCLEQALEAALRALVDDDAGTSAADVVATLHELTEPARKPGLASYLARRAELEQFRELLVVRSVYHLKEADPHTWAIPRLAGAVKAAMVEIQTDEYGGGRPEWVHAALFAQSMRALGLDDSYGAYVDLVPATSLAVVNAMSLFGLTRRLRGAVVGHLAAFEMTSTLPNKRYAQGLRRLDAPDEAIAYFDEHVEADAVHEQIAAHDLAGGLVRDEPTLAGDVLLGARVALALDTLVSDAMVAAWKSGRSALRSTTGGARRRVATA
- a CDS encoding CDGSH iron-sulfur domain-containing protein, coding for MSTAQPPTHRARVVEIPDGPLVLRDAVAILGDDGTEVPMRRATVALCRCGKSGIAPWCDGTHRLLQRVRRADD
- a CDS encoding universal stress protein, which encodes MTVRDTPTPRGAVVVGVDGSPSSELAIDWGADEAARRKRPLHLVHVFVQDYPTMTVGVLPALDDLRGMAQAVINDAVARANRLGPDLSVTAAVHTGSAAKFLIDASTRADTVVVGTAGRRGVARALLGSTAGQVAAHSQCPVVVVRQAPPRAVSTERRVIVGVDGAGTCHDAVGYAFAQASSRGATLTVVHGWWLEYAGDVFAVPYTGGEHEELEMSQRALVSEVIAGWGEKYPDVEVRQQIVRAEPVELLTKDSAGADLLVVGSRGRGGFSGLLLGSVSRHVLQLADCPVAVVRTRESE
- a CDS encoding TusE/DsrC/DsvC family sulfur relay protein: MPVTTLDGRSITVDDEGFMTEYGEWDETLSEALAAQIGLQLTDEHRQVIRFLRQDFAEKGETATLRRISTVGGFPTKRLFELFPKKPAKKLAYVSGLPKPHGCV